In Amphiura filiformis chromosome 2, Afil_fr2py, whole genome shotgun sequence, one DNA window encodes the following:
- the LOC140145893 gene encoding uncharacterized protein gives MCSETVAHSVQLRAYSSVKEIMQQLSTSLQLPNSSDGKVSTFCRYAQQHLNCTKKNYLFIFENVETFVSHQYSDQLDLFLDMCTELVTTKSNNMFVIFTTQVRIDFARNLSMIERRNIPPLSFEESIELVNIVAGTNTNLSETCYMEIFKQTGGLPRKLIEVGCKLQQMTDLPRSPQDPLSHLNLSPLSAELRILNDLSKYLRNDLLTLSYFPGSFSAEAATAILGSQKASFAKHDVLSPLHSHCLISTEETPMHRFAIQPFLRHFLEELYLLYRNSDAKVRNRFCVFFAHLLKQMTHMEVYERHGERFSLFTMEVDNIQKLVLEAVHCLDENYDLFFDVAYNAEYYITNLLPKKESVDFYESMCNAAQRRSKRHYGIMLSSFGQVLAFAQNRLAEAYQQYMKALDCLRPSSESPDLAWLYCHIGIVWYESGKFKKAERYFTISLRMLRRQDKMLSRQENQYSGLSLPIGLRQARILLNRIRPAVLSALGMLYNDIDNYQKSIECHEEAMEVRKQLFGLHPTIGAGYNNLCLVYDRAGQRGKALEYAKKGLQIKRIFVKQPSNTVLVSLLNVALFTHTIDGDSDKSLGYLDEAYQIRESLGLQHSLTGVIEDYRGDMLSHSERWQEAVNSFSQAVHWYRVTEVSSRIVAEALHKWGVALKHLERFDEAHQRFTESYQISSDLMAEGHSKQKDGKNLDNTVRELDDLKRIRIEESRR, from the exons ATGTGTAGTGAAACGGTTGCACACTCAGTACAACTACGTGCTTATTCATCGGTAAAAGAAATAATGCAGCAACTCTCTACTTCACTACAATTACCAAATTCATCAGATGGAAAAGTTAGTACATTTTGTCGATACGCGCAGCAACATCTTAACTGCACCAAAAAAAACTACCTGTTCATATTTGAAAATGTAGAGACATTCGTATCTCATCAATACAGTGATCAGCTGGATTTGTTCTTGGATATGTGTACCGAGCTAGTTACAACTAAATCAAACAATATGTTTGTGATTTTCACGACCCAAGTCAGAATAGATTTCGCTCGGAACCTGTCAATGATCGAAAGAAGAAATATACCTCCTTTATCGTTCGAGGAATCTATCGAATTGGTGAACATTGTTGCAGGGACAAACACCAATCTATCAGAAACCTGCTATATGGAGATTTTCAAACAGACAGGAGGACTTCCTCGCAAGCTGATAGAGGTCGGTTGTAAGTTACAACAAATGACAGACCTTCCACGATCTCCACAAGATCCACTTTCTCATTTAAATTTAAGCCCATTGTCAGCAGAGCTAAGGATTTTGAACGACTTAAGCAAGTATCTCCGAAATGACTTGCTGACATTATCATACTTTCCAGGTTCATTTAGCGCCGAGGCAGCAACGGCAATCTTGGGTTCTCAAAAAGCAAGTTTTGCCAAACATGACGTCTTGTCTCCTCTCCATTCTCATTGTCTCATCTCAACAGAAGAAACCCCAATGCATCGATTTGCCATCCAGCCATTCCTTCGTCATTTTCTTGAAGAACTATATCTTTTGTATCGGAATTCAGACGCGAAAGTCCGAAATCGCTTCTGCGTCTTCTTTGCACACCTCTTAAAACAGATGACGCATATGGAAGTCTATGAGCGCCATGGTGAACGGTTTTCATTGTTCACTATGGAAGTAGACAACATTCAGAAGCTTGTTTTAGAAGCTGTCCATTGTCTTGACGAGAACTATGATCTGTTCTTTGATGTTGCTTACAATGCGGAGTACTACATCACAAATCTCCTTCCGAAGAAAGAATCGGTTGATTTTTATGAGTCGATGTGCAACGCAGCTCAGAGACGCTCTAAGCGTCATTATGGTATTATGCTGTCGTCGTTTGGACAAGTGTTAGCGTTTGCGCAGAATCGCCTGGCTGAGGCGTACCAGCAGTACATGAAGGCGTTGGATTGTTTGAGGCCTTCTAGTGAAAGCCCAGATCTGGCATGGTTGTACTGTCATATTGGAATTGTATGGTATGAATCGGGGAAGTTCAAGAAAGCAGAACG GTACTTCACCATATCTCTACGAATGTTGAGGCGTCAGGATAAGATGCTGAGTCGTCAGGAGAATCAATACAGTGGGCTATCTTTACCGATAGGATTGCGGCAGGCTAGGATCTTATTGAATAGGATTCGACCAGCTGTGTTATCAGCACTGGGAATGCTATACAATGACATAG ATAACTACCAGAAGTCCATCGAGTGTCATGAGGAAGCGATGGAAGTACGGAAACAGCTGTTTGGTCTGCACCCTACCATAGGAGCTGGATACAACAACCTGTGCTTAGTCTATGACAGAGCAGGCCAGCGTGGAAAAGCTCTTGAGTACGCCAAGAAAGGATTGCAGATCAAGAGAATATTCGTCAAACAGCCATCCAACACTGTGTTAGTTTCACTACTAAATGTTGCCTTGTTCACACACACCATTGATGGGGACTCAGATAAATCTCTGGGATATCTTGACGAAGCTTACCAGATCAGGGAATCTCTGGGCCTTCAACATTCCTTGACAGGCGTCATCGAGGATTATAGAGGTGACATGCTGTCGCATTCTGAACGTTGGCAAGAAGCTGTGAACAGTTTCTCCCAAGCAGTGCATTGGTATCGCGTCACAGAGGTGAGTTCACGGATTGTTGCAGAAGCGCTACATAAGTGGGGCGTTGCATTGAAGCATCTGGAACGCTTCGATGAAGCTCATCAGAGATTCACGGAAAGCTATCAGATTTCGAGTGATTTGATGGCAGAAGGTCATAGCAAACAGAAGGATGGTAAGAATCTTGACAATACTGTCAGAGAACTAGACGATTTGAAAAGGATTCGCATTGAAGAGAGTAGGAGGTAG